Sequence from the Candidatus Edwardsbacteria bacterium genome:
GAAACAAATTGGCTCAGGAATCATTAAATAAGACCAGGAATATCGGCATCATGGCCCATATCGATGCCGGTAAGACCACCACCACCGAGCGGATACTTTATTTTACCGGCCGGGTCCATCGGATCGGCGAGGTCCACGACGGGGCCGCCACCATGGACTGGATGGAGCAGGAGAAAGAACGCGGCATTACCATCACCTCGGCCGCCACCACCTGTTTTTGGAAAGAACATCGGATAAATATCATAGATACCCCGGGCCACGTTGATTTTACGGTCGAAGTAGAACGCTCTTTGAGAATATTGGACAGCGCCGTGGCGCTGTTCTGCGCCGTGGGCGGAGTGGAGCCGCAAAGCGAAACGGTATGGCGACAGGCCGACCGATATCACATTCCCCGGATAGCCTTTATCAACAAGATGGACCGGGTGGGGGCGGACTTCGACGACGCGGTTTCCATGATGCGGGAGCGGCTGGCCGCCAAGGCAGTGCCCCTCCAGATGCCCATCGGCCGTGAGGAGGCCTTCAGCGGGGTGGTGGACCTGGTGACCATGAAGGCCATGACCTTCGACGACAAGGGCGAGAAGGTCCCCGAGACCGGTCCCATTCCGGCCGACCTGGCGGAGGCCGCCCAGAAATACCGGGACAATCTGGTGGAGCAGGTGGCCGAGTTCGACGAGGAGGCCATGCATGCCTATCTGGACGGCCGGGAGATAACCCCGGAGATGCTGAAACGCTCCATCAGAAAAGGCACCCTGGAGATCAAGATATTTCCGGTATTGTGCGGGGCCTCGTTCAAGAACAAGGGGGTTCAGCTGCTGCTGGATGCCATCGTGGACTACCTGCCGGCCCCCACCGATCTTCCGCCCATCACCGGCATCAACCCCTATACCAGCCACAAGGAAGAGCGGCACGACAGCCCCGACGAGCCCCTGGCCGGCCTGGTGTTCAAGATAGCCACCGATCCCTATGTGGGCAAGATCTCCTTCGTCCGAATCTACTCCGGGATCCTCAAGGCCGGCGAGACGGTATACAACAGCAACCTTGACAAGCGGGAACGGGTAAGCCGGATACTGATGATGCATGCCAACAAGCGCGAGGATGTGGAGCAGATATCGGCCGGAGACATCGCCGCCTTGGTGGGGCTGAAGGAAAGCCGCACCGGG
This genomic interval carries:
- the fusA gene encoding elongation factor G, with amino-acid sequence MAQESLNKTRNIGIMAHIDAGKTTTTERILYFTGRVHRIGEVHDGAATMDWMEQEKERGITITSAATTCFWKEHRINIIDTPGHVDFTVEVERSLRILDSAVALFCAVGGVEPQSETVWRQADRYHIPRIAFINKMDRVGADFDDAVSMMRERLAAKAVPLQMPIGREEAFSGVVDLVTMKAMTFDDKGEKVPETGPIPADLAEAAQKYRDNLVEQVAEFDEEAMHAYLDGREITPEMLKRSIRKGTLEIKIFPVLCGASFKNKGVQLLLDAIVDYLPAPTDLPPITGINPYTSHKEERHDSPDEPLAGLVFKIATDPYVGKISFVRIYSGILKAGETVYNSNLDKRERVSRILMMHANKREDVEQISAGDIAALVGLKESRTGHTICDKTHPLVLEAMKFPDPVIAVALEAKSKADQDRMGLALAKLLEEDPTFRVKTDEETGQTIISGMGELHLEIIVDRMLREFSVQANVGKPQVSYRETIRKSVTSNIKFAKQTGGHGQFAHVVIHAEPREPGTGFEFVNSIIGGNIPKEFIPSVEKGVKDGLESGVLAGYPVVDVKVELTDGSYHEVDSSDMAFRIASSMAARDALQKASSVLLEPVMDVEVVVPEVYMGDVIGDLSARRGKILGLVKRKDAQVIASMVPLSEMFGYATRLRSLTQGRAIYTMQFHHYEEVPRSISEEIMEKNGSRR